From Fundulus heteroclitus isolate FHET01 chromosome 5, MU-UCD_Fhet_4.1, whole genome shotgun sequence, a single genomic window includes:
- the si:ch211-113e8.10 gene encoding E3 ubiquitin-protein ligase ZFP91 isoform X2, protein MEPAGNRAEDVNRDEEPREDKAAEQTPATSTAGTPRRALRERGAGRPRVGVPPAAEVNGAASTAQVSGRVLRDRSTRAVPAWLKDSKSDEDEDEPSPDSSATTKRRKVPSSRRRKGLDSAGQVEAGEGLPGDSLQGTDSEDPKGPASDVQAPPPKRSPAQNNARPAAGRAARSSAKPVCKTEPEIETPSAVEEESTDKEQSHNEKKEEDSEAVADQVLDSEDLPYQEDPDDFSFQPQSQSVEEEEALSSDEDVPFRDDLNDQSYDPRAERFLDLPKPKRKVPPRQKDKKEKDKAPKKEKEASEIKVEGSDNVEMVQEEVKLEEETAEDPDGPRKRGRRKKDDKTPRLPKRRKKPPVQYVRCEMEGCGTVLAHPRYLQHHIKYQHLLKKKYVCPHPSCGRLFRLQKQLLRHAKHHTDQRDYICEFCARAFKSSHNLAVHRMIHTGEKPLQCEICGFTCRQKASLNWHMKKHDADATYQFSCSICGKKFEKKDCVVAHKAKSHPEVLIAEALAANAGALITTPPSLLELPGNPVQAEATGADMSHAGHDGELDQLGQHMAQQVSPQVVLLGQEPSLHTMQVPVTIALTPIDPPSPADNQQQTHVQLQMPVQFVQAGQQLQQQLALHPGSVVTQHQPQLQPMQPYPSHPDGQGQTQILQMTFQPVGQSQSHVHQIPILAGSQQLQTMQTAAHSPPLLSAASHPQDPSSANGNALFLDNPPLSSSSSAAPPCGSLHQPEAAGESCAAWEPARPGEAQAEGGEAHVQQVII, encoded by the exons ATGGAACCAGCCGGCAACAGAGCCGAGGATGTAAATAGAGACGAAGAGCCGCGGGAGGACAAGGCCGCGGAGCAGACCCCGGCCACCAGTACGGCCGGTACGCCGCGGAGGGCCCTCAGAGAGCGGGGAGCGGGCCGACCCAGGGTGGGCGTCCCCCCCGCCGCGGAGGTTAACGGAGCCGCGTCGACCGCGCAGGTCTCCGGGCGGGTTCTGAGGGACAGGTCAACCAGGGCAGTGCCGGCCTGGCTCAAGGACTCGAAAAGCGACGAGGACGAAGACGAGCCGAGTCCGGACAGCAGCGCGACCACCAAGCGGAGGAAAGTTCCCAGCTCCAGGCGCAGGAAAGGGCTCGACTCGGCGGGTCAGGTGGAAGCCGGAGAGGGGCTCCCAGGAGACAGCCTTCAGGGCACAGA TTCAGAAGACCCGAAGGGACCTGCCTCAGATGTTCAAG ctcctcctcccaAACGATCCCCGGCCCAGAATAATGCCCGGCCAGCAGCTGGCAGGGCCGCCCGTAGCTCTGCCAAGCCCGTGTGTAAGACCGAACCTGAAATTGAGACTCCATCTG CAGTGGAGGAAGAGAGCACCGATAAAGAGCAGTCTCACAA tgaaaagaaagaggaggaCAGCGAGGCGGTAGCAGACCAGGTCCTGGATAGCGAAGACCTTCCCTATCAGGAGGACCCCGACGATTTCAGCTTCCAGCCACAGAGTCAGAG tgttgaagaggaggaggctctCAGCAGTGATGAAGACGTTCCCTTTAGAGACGACTTAAACGATCAGAGCTACGACCCGAGGGCTGAACGGTTTCT GGACCTTCCTAAACCAAAGCGCAAAGTTCCTCCAAGGCAGAAggacaagaaagaaaaggataaGGCacctaaaaaggaaaaagaggcTTCTGAGATCAAAGTAGAGGGTTCAGATAACGTGGAGATGGTGCAAGAGGAGGtgaagctggaggaggagacagCAGAAGATCCAGATGGACCAAGGAA gaGAGGCCGTAGGAAAAAAGACGACAAAACCCCCCGACTGCCGAAGAGGCG GAAGAAGCCGCCTGTGCAGTATGTGCGCTGCGAGATGGAAGGATGTGGGACGGTGCTGGCTCATCCTCGCTACCTCCAG CATCATATAAAGTATCAGCACTTACTCAAGAAGAAGTACGTTTGTCCTCACCCGTCGTGTGGGAGGCTGTTCCGCCTACAGAAGCAGCTGCTGCGTCACGCCAAGCACCATACAG acCAGAGAGATTATATCTGCGAGTTTTGTGCCCGGGCCTTCAAGAGCTCCCACAACCTGGCTGTTCACCGCATGATCCACACGGGAGAGAAGCCTCTACA ATGCGAGATCTGTGGCTTCACCTGCCGCCAGAAGGCGTCCCTCAACTGGCACATGAAGAAGCACGACGCCGACGCCACCTACCAGTTCTCCTGCTCCATTTGCGGCAAGAAGTTTGAGAAGAAGGACTGCGTGGTGGCCCacaaggccaagagccaccCCGAGGTGCTGATCGCCGAGGCGCTGGCGGCCAACGCCGGCGCCCTCATCACCACGCCGCCGTCTCTGCTGGAGCTGCCCGGCAACCCCGTGCAAGCGGAGGCGACGGGCGCGGACATGAGCCACGCCGGGCACGACGGCGAGCTGGACCAGCTGGGCCAGCACATGGCCCAACAGGTGAGCCCTCAGGTGGTGTTACTGGGGCAGGAACCGAGCCTCCACACCATGCAGGTGCCCGTGACGATAGCCCTGACCCCCATCGACCCCCCGTCTCCGGCCGACAACCAGCAGCAGACGCACGTCCAGCTCCAGATGCCCGTCCAGTTCGTGCAGGCcggccagcagctgcagcagcagctggccCTCCACCCCGGCTCCGTGGTGACCCAGCACCAGCCGCAGCTCCAGCCCATGCAGCCGTACCCCTCCCACCCGGACGGCCAGGGTCAGACGCAAATCCTGCAGATGACCTTCCAGCCCGTGGGCCAGTCGCAGAGCCACGTTCACCAGATCCCCATCCTGGCCGGCTCCCAGCAGCTGCAGACCATGCAGACGGCCGCTCACAGCCCCCCGCTTTTGTCCGCCGCCTCCCACCCCCAGGACCCGTCGTCCGCCAACGGGAACGCCCTTTTCCTGGACAATCCGCcgctgtcctcctcctcctccgccgccCCGCCGTGCGGCTCGCTCCATCAACCGGAAGCGGCGGGGGAGAGCTGCGCGGCGTGGGAGCCCGCGCGGCCGGGGGAGGCTCAGGCCGAAGGCGGCGAGGCGCACGTGCAGCAGGTCATCATATAA
- the LOC118563126 gene encoding uncharacterized protein LOC118563126 — protein MNSLVGYGVSSGSEEEEDDVNNGKADSPPDGGDAAAKKSRNFLLESDSASSGSDSEEQEPSSSSPPARNRSSAPRPAADSVAPKKLPPPSLGASSDSGVFANPFRAQAERKLSALQKHVPLTLHARPAQIGGKKVCVSYRKDGRCRFGIKCKFAHDSDLQTAVAAGDCRPAAGEEEPGGASRSAQREAHQRDGEQQQQTKKRRVGLSNTLIPPKRALKQYAMQRDRGQTDMSR, from the exons ATGAACTCGCTGGTTGGCTATGGAGTTTCCTCCGgcagcgaggaagaggaggacgacGTAAACAACGGGAAAGCGGA CTCTCCTCCGGATGGCGGCGATGCTGCTGCCAAAAAGAGCCGCAACTTCTTACTGGAGTCCGACTCCGCATCGAGCGGCTCGGACTCGGAGGAGCAGGAGCCCTCGTCGTCCTCGCCTCCTGCCCGTAACCGCTCCTCTGCGCCCCGACCCGCCGCGGACTCGGTCGCCCCTAAAAAGTTACCGCCCCCCAGTCTGGGCGCGTCGTCGGACAGCGGCGTGTTCGCCAACCCGTTCCGGGCGCAGGCCGAGCGGAAGCTCAGCGCGCTGCAGAAGCACGTCCCGCTCACCCTGCACGCCAGACCCGCGCAGATCGGGGGCAAAAAGGTGTGCGTCTCCTACAGGAAGGACGGGAGGTGCCGCTTCGGCATCAAGTGCAAGTTTGCTCACGACAGCGACCTCCAGACCGCGGTGGCCGCCGGCGACTGCCGTCCGGCCGCCGGCGAGGAGGAGCCGGGCGGAGCGTCCCGGAGCGCGCAGCGGGAGGCTCACCAGAGGGacggagagcagcagcagcagacgaAGAAGAGGAGAGTTGGACTGAGCAACACTCTGATTCCTCCTAAAAGAGCGCTGAAGCAGTATGCCATGCAGAGAGACAGAGGGCAGACCGATATGTCCCGATGA
- the si:ch211-113e8.10 gene encoding E3 ubiquitin-protein ligase ZFP91 isoform X1: MEPAGNRAEDVNRDEEPREDKAAEQTPATSTAGTPRRALRERGAGRPRVGVPPAAEVNGAASTAQVSGRVLRDRSTRAVPAWLKDSKSDEDEDEPSPDSSATTKRRKVPSSRRRKGLDSAGQVEAGEGLPGDSLQGTDSEDPKGPASDVQAPPPKRSPAQNNARPAAGRAARSSAKPVCKTEPEIETPSAVEEESTDKEQSHNEKKEEDSEAVADQVLDSEDLPYQEDPDDFSFQPQSQSSVEEEEALSSDEDVPFRDDLNDQSYDPRAERFLDLPKPKRKVPPRQKDKKEKDKAPKKEKEASEIKVEGSDNVEMVQEEVKLEEETAEDPDGPRKRGRRKKDDKTPRLPKRRKKPPVQYVRCEMEGCGTVLAHPRYLQHHIKYQHLLKKKYVCPHPSCGRLFRLQKQLLRHAKHHTDQRDYICEFCARAFKSSHNLAVHRMIHTGEKPLQCEICGFTCRQKASLNWHMKKHDADATYQFSCSICGKKFEKKDCVVAHKAKSHPEVLIAEALAANAGALITTPPSLLELPGNPVQAEATGADMSHAGHDGELDQLGQHMAQQVSPQVVLLGQEPSLHTMQVPVTIALTPIDPPSPADNQQQTHVQLQMPVQFVQAGQQLQQQLALHPGSVVTQHQPQLQPMQPYPSHPDGQGQTQILQMTFQPVGQSQSHVHQIPILAGSQQLQTMQTAAHSPPLLSAASHPQDPSSANGNALFLDNPPLSSSSSAAPPCGSLHQPEAAGESCAAWEPARPGEAQAEGGEAHVQQVII; encoded by the exons ATGGAACCAGCCGGCAACAGAGCCGAGGATGTAAATAGAGACGAAGAGCCGCGGGAGGACAAGGCCGCGGAGCAGACCCCGGCCACCAGTACGGCCGGTACGCCGCGGAGGGCCCTCAGAGAGCGGGGAGCGGGCCGACCCAGGGTGGGCGTCCCCCCCGCCGCGGAGGTTAACGGAGCCGCGTCGACCGCGCAGGTCTCCGGGCGGGTTCTGAGGGACAGGTCAACCAGGGCAGTGCCGGCCTGGCTCAAGGACTCGAAAAGCGACGAGGACGAAGACGAGCCGAGTCCGGACAGCAGCGCGACCACCAAGCGGAGGAAAGTTCCCAGCTCCAGGCGCAGGAAAGGGCTCGACTCGGCGGGTCAGGTGGAAGCCGGAGAGGGGCTCCCAGGAGACAGCCTTCAGGGCACAGA TTCAGAAGACCCGAAGGGACCTGCCTCAGATGTTCAAG ctcctcctcccaAACGATCCCCGGCCCAGAATAATGCCCGGCCAGCAGCTGGCAGGGCCGCCCGTAGCTCTGCCAAGCCCGTGTGTAAGACCGAACCTGAAATTGAGACTCCATCTG CAGTGGAGGAAGAGAGCACCGATAAAGAGCAGTCTCACAA tgaaaagaaagaggaggaCAGCGAGGCGGTAGCAGACCAGGTCCTGGATAGCGAAGACCTTCCCTATCAGGAGGACCCCGACGATTTCAGCTTCCAGCCACAGAGTCAGAG cagtgttgaagaggaggaggctctCAGCAGTGATGAAGACGTTCCCTTTAGAGACGACTTAAACGATCAGAGCTACGACCCGAGGGCTGAACGGTTTCT GGACCTTCCTAAACCAAAGCGCAAAGTTCCTCCAAGGCAGAAggacaagaaagaaaaggataaGGCacctaaaaaggaaaaagaggcTTCTGAGATCAAAGTAGAGGGTTCAGATAACGTGGAGATGGTGCAAGAGGAGGtgaagctggaggaggagacagCAGAAGATCCAGATGGACCAAGGAA gaGAGGCCGTAGGAAAAAAGACGACAAAACCCCCCGACTGCCGAAGAGGCG GAAGAAGCCGCCTGTGCAGTATGTGCGCTGCGAGATGGAAGGATGTGGGACGGTGCTGGCTCATCCTCGCTACCTCCAG CATCATATAAAGTATCAGCACTTACTCAAGAAGAAGTACGTTTGTCCTCACCCGTCGTGTGGGAGGCTGTTCCGCCTACAGAAGCAGCTGCTGCGTCACGCCAAGCACCATACAG acCAGAGAGATTATATCTGCGAGTTTTGTGCCCGGGCCTTCAAGAGCTCCCACAACCTGGCTGTTCACCGCATGATCCACACGGGAGAGAAGCCTCTACA ATGCGAGATCTGTGGCTTCACCTGCCGCCAGAAGGCGTCCCTCAACTGGCACATGAAGAAGCACGACGCCGACGCCACCTACCAGTTCTCCTGCTCCATTTGCGGCAAGAAGTTTGAGAAGAAGGACTGCGTGGTGGCCCacaaggccaagagccaccCCGAGGTGCTGATCGCCGAGGCGCTGGCGGCCAACGCCGGCGCCCTCATCACCACGCCGCCGTCTCTGCTGGAGCTGCCCGGCAACCCCGTGCAAGCGGAGGCGACGGGCGCGGACATGAGCCACGCCGGGCACGACGGCGAGCTGGACCAGCTGGGCCAGCACATGGCCCAACAGGTGAGCCCTCAGGTGGTGTTACTGGGGCAGGAACCGAGCCTCCACACCATGCAGGTGCCCGTGACGATAGCCCTGACCCCCATCGACCCCCCGTCTCCGGCCGACAACCAGCAGCAGACGCACGTCCAGCTCCAGATGCCCGTCCAGTTCGTGCAGGCcggccagcagctgcagcagcagctggccCTCCACCCCGGCTCCGTGGTGACCCAGCACCAGCCGCAGCTCCAGCCCATGCAGCCGTACCCCTCCCACCCGGACGGCCAGGGTCAGACGCAAATCCTGCAGATGACCTTCCAGCCCGTGGGCCAGTCGCAGAGCCACGTTCACCAGATCCCCATCCTGGCCGGCTCCCAGCAGCTGCAGACCATGCAGACGGCCGCTCACAGCCCCCCGCTTTTGTCCGCCGCCTCCCACCCCCAGGACCCGTCGTCCGCCAACGGGAACGCCCTTTTCCTGGACAATCCGCcgctgtcctcctcctcctccgccgccCCGCCGTGCGGCTCGCTCCATCAACCGGAAGCGGCGGGGGAGAGCTGCGCGGCGTGGGAGCCCGCGCGGCCGGGGGAGGCTCAGGCCGAAGGCGGCGAGGCGCACGTGCAGCAGGTCATCATATAA
- the si:ch211-113e8.10 gene encoding E3 ubiquitin-protein ligase ZFP91 isoform X3 yields MEPAGNRAEDVNRDEEPREDKAAEQTPATSTAGTPRRALRERGAGRPRVGVPPAAEVNGAASTAQVSGRVLRDRSTRAVPAWLKDSKSDEDEDEPSPDSSATTKRRKVPSSRRRKGLDSAGQVEAGEGLPGDSLQGTDSEDPKGPASDVQAPPPKRSPAQNNARPAAGRAARSSAKPVCKTEPEIETPSVEEESTDKEQSHNEKKEEDSEAVADQVLDSEDLPYQEDPDDFSFQPQSQSSVEEEEALSSDEDVPFRDDLNDQSYDPRAERFLDLPKPKRKVPPRQKDKKEKDKAPKKEKEASEIKVEGSDNVEMVQEEVKLEEETAEDPDGPRKRGRRKKDDKTPRLPKRRKKPPVQYVRCEMEGCGTVLAHPRYLQHHIKYQHLLKKKYVCPHPSCGRLFRLQKQLLRHAKHHTDQRDYICEFCARAFKSSHNLAVHRMIHTGEKPLQCEICGFTCRQKASLNWHMKKHDADATYQFSCSICGKKFEKKDCVVAHKAKSHPEVLIAEALAANAGALITTPPSLLELPGNPVQAEATGADMSHAGHDGELDQLGQHMAQQVSPQVVLLGQEPSLHTMQVPVTIALTPIDPPSPADNQQQTHVQLQMPVQFVQAGQQLQQQLALHPGSVVTQHQPQLQPMQPYPSHPDGQGQTQILQMTFQPVGQSQSHVHQIPILAGSQQLQTMQTAAHSPPLLSAASHPQDPSSANGNALFLDNPPLSSSSSAAPPCGSLHQPEAAGESCAAWEPARPGEAQAEGGEAHVQQVII; encoded by the exons ATGGAACCAGCCGGCAACAGAGCCGAGGATGTAAATAGAGACGAAGAGCCGCGGGAGGACAAGGCCGCGGAGCAGACCCCGGCCACCAGTACGGCCGGTACGCCGCGGAGGGCCCTCAGAGAGCGGGGAGCGGGCCGACCCAGGGTGGGCGTCCCCCCCGCCGCGGAGGTTAACGGAGCCGCGTCGACCGCGCAGGTCTCCGGGCGGGTTCTGAGGGACAGGTCAACCAGGGCAGTGCCGGCCTGGCTCAAGGACTCGAAAAGCGACGAGGACGAAGACGAGCCGAGTCCGGACAGCAGCGCGACCACCAAGCGGAGGAAAGTTCCCAGCTCCAGGCGCAGGAAAGGGCTCGACTCGGCGGGTCAGGTGGAAGCCGGAGAGGGGCTCCCAGGAGACAGCCTTCAGGGCACAGA TTCAGAAGACCCGAAGGGACCTGCCTCAGATGTTCAAG ctcctcctcccaAACGATCCCCGGCCCAGAATAATGCCCGGCCAGCAGCTGGCAGGGCCGCCCGTAGCTCTGCCAAGCCCGTGTGTAAGACCGAACCTGAAATTGAGACTCCATCTG TGGAGGAAGAGAGCACCGATAAAGAGCAGTCTCACAA tgaaaagaaagaggaggaCAGCGAGGCGGTAGCAGACCAGGTCCTGGATAGCGAAGACCTTCCCTATCAGGAGGACCCCGACGATTTCAGCTTCCAGCCACAGAGTCAGAG cagtgttgaagaggaggaggctctCAGCAGTGATGAAGACGTTCCCTTTAGAGACGACTTAAACGATCAGAGCTACGACCCGAGGGCTGAACGGTTTCT GGACCTTCCTAAACCAAAGCGCAAAGTTCCTCCAAGGCAGAAggacaagaaagaaaaggataaGGCacctaaaaaggaaaaagaggcTTCTGAGATCAAAGTAGAGGGTTCAGATAACGTGGAGATGGTGCAAGAGGAGGtgaagctggaggaggagacagCAGAAGATCCAGATGGACCAAGGAA gaGAGGCCGTAGGAAAAAAGACGACAAAACCCCCCGACTGCCGAAGAGGCG GAAGAAGCCGCCTGTGCAGTATGTGCGCTGCGAGATGGAAGGATGTGGGACGGTGCTGGCTCATCCTCGCTACCTCCAG CATCATATAAAGTATCAGCACTTACTCAAGAAGAAGTACGTTTGTCCTCACCCGTCGTGTGGGAGGCTGTTCCGCCTACAGAAGCAGCTGCTGCGTCACGCCAAGCACCATACAG acCAGAGAGATTATATCTGCGAGTTTTGTGCCCGGGCCTTCAAGAGCTCCCACAACCTGGCTGTTCACCGCATGATCCACACGGGAGAGAAGCCTCTACA ATGCGAGATCTGTGGCTTCACCTGCCGCCAGAAGGCGTCCCTCAACTGGCACATGAAGAAGCACGACGCCGACGCCACCTACCAGTTCTCCTGCTCCATTTGCGGCAAGAAGTTTGAGAAGAAGGACTGCGTGGTGGCCCacaaggccaagagccaccCCGAGGTGCTGATCGCCGAGGCGCTGGCGGCCAACGCCGGCGCCCTCATCACCACGCCGCCGTCTCTGCTGGAGCTGCCCGGCAACCCCGTGCAAGCGGAGGCGACGGGCGCGGACATGAGCCACGCCGGGCACGACGGCGAGCTGGACCAGCTGGGCCAGCACATGGCCCAACAGGTGAGCCCTCAGGTGGTGTTACTGGGGCAGGAACCGAGCCTCCACACCATGCAGGTGCCCGTGACGATAGCCCTGACCCCCATCGACCCCCCGTCTCCGGCCGACAACCAGCAGCAGACGCACGTCCAGCTCCAGATGCCCGTCCAGTTCGTGCAGGCcggccagcagctgcagcagcagctggccCTCCACCCCGGCTCCGTGGTGACCCAGCACCAGCCGCAGCTCCAGCCCATGCAGCCGTACCCCTCCCACCCGGACGGCCAGGGTCAGACGCAAATCCTGCAGATGACCTTCCAGCCCGTGGGCCAGTCGCAGAGCCACGTTCACCAGATCCCCATCCTGGCCGGCTCCCAGCAGCTGCAGACCATGCAGACGGCCGCTCACAGCCCCCCGCTTTTGTCCGCCGCCTCCCACCCCCAGGACCCGTCGTCCGCCAACGGGAACGCCCTTTTCCTGGACAATCCGCcgctgtcctcctcctcctccgccgccCCGCCGTGCGGCTCGCTCCATCAACCGGAAGCGGCGGGGGAGAGCTGCGCGGCGTGGGAGCCCGCGCGGCCGGGGGAGGCTCAGGCCGAAGGCGGCGAGGCGCACGTGCAGCAGGTCATCATATAA